The DNA region TTGCCATCAGCCAAAAATATTTTGCGTGTTTCCGAATGTGATTTGGCAATAGCATTTATTTCCTTAACAATATCTTCTTCATTTTTTATTTTGAAAGTTTTGGAAGTGTACATTTCACAGAAAGAACATTTGTTCCATGAACATCCGAATGTAATCTGTAAAATCAAAGAGTTTGCTTCGGCTGGTGGACGAAACAAAGGTTCATCATAATTAATAGAAAAACAGTTCATTCTTTAATAAATATTTTAATAAATGACAAATGTACATGTTTTTTTTACTAATAATACCAACTTTAATTGCAAATATATCAATAAACTTTAAGTGCTTTATGAACTTTAAGCGTTTTAAGAACTTAATTATTTGATATTATTTATTATTTTTGTAAAAAAAATAAAAATATGGCAAACGCAATTGTAGAAACAAATTTCAAATTTGATAAACAAAAAAGTTTGTACAAAGGAAAAGTAAGAGATGTTTATAATATTGATGACAGATTTCTTGTGATGTTGGTAACCGACAGGATTTCGGCATTTGATGTGGTTTTGCCCGAAGGCATCCCATACAAGGGACAAGTTTTAAATCAGATTGCAGCAAAGTTTATGAAAGCAACTGAAGATATTGTTCCAAACTGGATTGTTGCAACTCCCGACCCGATGGTGACTGTGGGACATATTTGCGAACCATTTAAAGTTGAAATGGTAATAAGAGGATATTTGTCGGGGCATGCATGGAGAGAATATAAAGAAGGAAAGAGAATGCTTTGCGGAGAACCAATGCCTGATGGAATGAAAGAAAATGCTCGTTTTTCAAAACCTATTATAACGCCAACTACAAAGGCATCCGTGGGGCATGATGAAGATATTTCGAAAGACGAAATAATTAAATCGGGTTTGGTTTCTAAAGATGATTACGAAAAACTCGAGGAATATACTTATGCTGTTTTTCAGAGAGGACAGGAAATTGCAAACAAAATGAATTTGATTTTGGTTGATACAAAATATGAATTCGGAAAAAAAGATGGAAAAATATATTTGATTGATGAAATACATACTCCCGATTCTTCACGTTATTTCTATAAAAACGGATATGAAGAACGTCAGGAAAAAGGAGAGCCGCAAAAACAATTATCAAAAGAATTTGTACGGGAATGGTTGATGGAAAGAGGTTTTCAGGGTAGGGCAGGAGAAAGGGTTCCCGAAATGACATCGGATTTTGTAAATTCAGTTTCCGAAAGATATATTGAACTTTATGAAAATATAACGGGATATAAATTTATCAGAACCGACATCTCGGATATTGAAAAACGCATATTTAACAATACAAGCAGTTGCATAAGTAAATTGATTTAACATTGATGTTTAGGAATCAGTATTCATGAAATTCTAAAAAAAAATATCGAATATCGAACACTGAATTATGAATATCGAAGTTTTGGCTATATAGGAATACTTCATTATTCTACATTCGATATTCGGTGTTCGTTATTAATTTTAAAAATAAATTAATTTGAATTTTAAAAAAATATTTTCATACAACATGCCCTCTTTAATCCCAATCTTGAGAAGGGGAATTAAGGGCTGTATTTTTGTTTTTTTATTCATCTTTTTGCTCAGTAGTTGTGCTGTTATTGAATTACCAAGTGGCGGAAAGAAAGATGTGAAGCCGCCTTCAATAAAAAAATATATTCCTGCAAACAAATCAACAAAATTCAGTGAAAATAAAATAGAAATCGAGTTTGATGAATTTATTCAGTTAAAAGATGTAAATAACCAAATTATCATATCTCCGCCACTTGCTGATGCTCCTGATGTTAAAGTAAAAGGGAAATCAGTTTTGGTGAAATTTAAAGATTCTCTTCAGAAAAATA from Bacteroidales bacterium includes:
- a CDS encoding phosphoribosylaminoimidazolesuccinocarboxamide synthase, yielding MANAIVETNFKFDKQKSLYKGKVRDVYNIDDRFLVMLVTDRISAFDVVLPEGIPYKGQVLNQIAAKFMKATEDIVPNWIVATPDPMVTVGHICEPFKVEMVIRGYLSGHAWREYKEGKRMLCGEPMPDGMKENARFSKPIITPTTKASVGHDEDISKDEIIKSGLVSKDDYEKLEEYTYAVFQRGQEIANKMNLILVDTKYEFGKKDGKIYLIDEIHTPDSSRYFYKNGYEERQEKGEPQKQLSKEFVREWLMERGFQGRAGERVPEMTSDFVNSVSERYIELYENITGYKFIRTDISDIEKRIFNNTSSCISKLI